The genomic window GACGGACGAACGAGAAGGCCGCCCGGGGCGCCGATTGCTCGCAGAACCGGCATCGCGGCCGCCTCTCGGCGCCGACCGGCTTCGGCCGCGACTCGCCGCGCTCGATCTCCGCGATCGTCGCGTAGTTGAGGTCGAACACGAGGTCCATCCGGGCGGCGATCCAGTCCTCCCGGTCGTTGCCGTGCTGCCACCGGCGACGCTCCCAACGCTCGTACGCACGCTTCTCGATCTGCTGGTCGCTGGGTTCCATGGCCCCGTTCCTTCGGTCGTCGGCGACGCCCCCGCGATCTTCCCGTCGCGGCGTCCGCCTCCCGTTCGATCTTAGTGGACCGCACCGGCCCGAGGAAACCCCGTCGCTGGCCCTCGCGCCGGGCAGCGGTCATAATGCCCGGCTGGAACGGCATCCCAGGCGCACCGAATCGAGAGAGCCCCCATGCCCGCGACCATCGCCGAGCTACCCGCCCCGACCGAGGAGCCCGAGGCCTTCCGCGTCCTGGTCGGCCTCGTCGGTTCGAAGGCCACGAAGGTCCCGGCCGAGGCACTCGCGCGCCACGTGATGCGGATCGTCCCCGCGGAAGAATGGCCGGTGCGGGCAGAGGCCCTGGACGCCCTGCTCCGGCGCGTGGCGGCGGCGAGGAAGGACGAGCTTCGGCTCGAGAGGCGGCCCGAGGAAGGCGCCGTGCTCGGCGCCTACGCCACCCGCCGCAAGGGCTCCGGCTCGCGGCCGTACCAGACCGTCCTGGCCGGGGTCGATCCCCTGGCGGGCCGCTGCGACTGCCCGGATTACCTCAAGAGCTCGCTGGGCCTCTGCAAGCACCTTTTCGCGGTCCTGGAGCACGTCTTCGCGCGGCCGGCACTGCACAGGCGGGCCCTGAAGGAACAATCCCAGCTCGCGGACGAGCCGCCCTCGGGATTCCGCTGGGACCCCGTCCGCCCGCTCCTCGGGTTCGGCGACTGGCTGGAGCGCGTGAGCTGGGCGGGCCCGAAAGGGATCGGCGCGGCCCCCGACAAGGGAGCGGACCTCCTCCCCAGGCTGCGGCCCGGCCCGTCTCCCGGATGGTGGACGCTCAGGTCCGCGTTCCGGGACCGTCCCGAGAAGCGGCTGGAGCTCGTCGAGGCCCTGTTGAAGGCCGTGCCGGCCGCGGCCAGGACCGTCCAGGACGACCCGGCCCTGCGGGCCTTGCTCGTCCAGGAGCGCGACCGCCTTACGCGGTTGCAGGCGGATGCCCTGGGGCCGGCCGAGATCCGCGCGGCGATCCGCGGGCTGAAGGTCTCTCTCTATCCCTACCAGAAGGAAGGGGTCACGCGGTTCCTCCAGGCGGGCCGCCTCCTCCTGGCGGACGACATGGGCCTGGGCAAGACGGCCCAGGCGATCGCCTGCTGCGAAATCCTCCGACGGACCGGGAAGGTCCGCCGCGGGCTCATCATCGCCCCGGCGGCGCTCAAGCCCCAGTGGGGCCGCGAGTGGGCCCGCTTCTCCGACCTCCCCATCGAGATCGTGGACTGCAGCCCCGCGGAGCGCAAGGCCCTCTACGGCGAGCGGAAGGAGGGCTTCTTCATCATCAATTACGAGCAGCTCCTCCGCGACCTGGACCTGGTCCACGCGTGGAAGCCGGAGCTGGTCGTCCTCGACGAGGCCCAGCGGATCAAGAACTGGGCGACGAAGACGGCGCTCACCGTCAAGGGGCTGACCCCGGCGTATCGGCTCGTCCTGACGGGCACGCCGATGGAGAACCGGGTCGAGGAGCTGGCTTCGATCGTCGAATGGGTGGACGACATGGCGCTCGAGCCGAAGTGGCGGCTCCCCGCGCTGCACGCGATCCGGTCCGACGGACGCAAGG from Aquisphaera giovannonii includes these protein-coding regions:
- a CDS encoding DEAD/DEAH box helicase, with product MPATIAELPAPTEEPEAFRVLVGLVGSKATKVPAEALARHVMRIVPAEEWPVRAEALDALLRRVAAARKDELRLERRPEEGAVLGAYATRRKGSGSRPYQTVLAGVDPLAGRCDCPDYLKSSLGLCKHLFAVLEHVFARPALHRRALKEQSQLADEPPSGFRWDPVRPLLGFGDWLERVSWAGPKGIGAAPDKGADLLPRLRPGPSPGWWTLRSAFRDRPEKRLELVEALLKAVPAAARTVQDDPALRALLVQERDRLTRLQADALGPAEIRAAIRGLKVSLYPYQKEGVTRFLQAGRLLLADDMGLGKTAQAIACCEILRRTGKVRRGLIIAPAALKPQWGREWARFSDLPIEIVDCSPAERKALYGERKEGFFIINYEQLLRDLDLVHAWKPELVVLDEAQRIKNWATKTALTVKGLTPAYRLVLTGTPMENRVEELASIVEWVDDMALEPKWRLPALHAIRSDGRKEVTGVRNLETIRTRLRPSMVRRVRQEVLDQLPPRTDTRIPVEMTAEQMEEHEALNQPIAALVSISYRRPLTQVEFLRLMSLLTTQRIISNGLAQHQFKDVWPDIRRRRPEERILRELGAPKLQELRQLVRQVVLDQGRKAVIFSQWRRMLLLAQWAVADILAEQHLRSGFFTGAEPQKRRTENIVNFHDDDAFRVLFASDAGGVGLNLQRAANCVINLELPWNPAVLEQRIGRVYRLGQKQPIDVFNLVAEQGIESRIADLVGNKQAFFKGLFDGDSDSIRFDQSGSFLSRVQKLYDPEGKAAAAGAARGDEPADLPGVDPDGSPDDSIDDPYEEMIEAGDEALDRDEPASALAALSPEAGPLALPAPGAPSAPPDAESPPAQASEAPAPVDGEAARPPGGSAAAPSMGEVRELFSRLQVRRGEAGKIVIEAPADAATTLGALFEGMAALLQAAAKAEG